One Ignavibacterium album JCM 16511 genomic region harbors:
- a CDS encoding acyl-CoA synthetase: protein MYNFQTDWLAKWAKYTPNRMFIREHQRDVQWTYSDFNKRTNAVAEFLVNQYKIKKGDRIAIYSKNKSEHVILFLACIKIGAILVPLNFRLTPRELDILINDAEPSIFYYDEEFADHIPKISAVQKVKSVQKLKEIEKFLLENSIQSDFRPSELFSEETPVMILYTAGTTGLSKGVIITHKMLFWNSVNTGLRLDLTSKDHTQSFAPFFHTGGWNVLFTPFLHHGASHTLLTHFDADLILQLMEKEKATILFGVPTMLQMMADSPLFNKVDLTSVRYAIVGGAPMPIPLINIWHQKGIFIRQGYGLTEVGPNCFSLHQDDAIRKKGSIGFPNFYIDAKIMKDDNTECVPDEVGELWLRSPVVTPGYWRKQKETAEAITDGWFHTGDLVKKDNEGYFYVVDRKKNMYISGGENVYPAEIESFLYTNNAIKEVAVIGVPDEKWGEVGKAYVVLKENSSLTAEDFIKYCLGNLAKYKIPKYVEFLKELPKNDAGKIDKKKLLELHLNSINKSNN from the coding sequence ATGTATAATTTTCAAACTGACTGGCTTGCAAAATGGGCTAAATATACTCCCAACAGAATGTTCATCAGAGAACATCAAAGAGATGTTCAATGGACTTATTCCGATTTTAATAAAAGAACAAACGCAGTGGCTGAGTTTTTAGTAAATCAGTACAAAATAAAAAAAGGAGACAGGATTGCTATCTATTCAAAAAATAAATCTGAGCATGTAATTTTATTTCTTGCCTGCATCAAAATAGGAGCTATTCTTGTTCCATTGAATTTTAGGCTTACACCAAGAGAACTTGATATTTTAATTAACGATGCAGAGCCATCAATTTTTTATTATGATGAAGAGTTTGCGGATCATATACCGAAAATCTCTGCAGTACAAAAAGTAAAATCGGTACAAAAGTTAAAGGAAATCGAAAAGTTTCTTTTGGAAAATTCAATTCAATCAGACTTCAGACCATCTGAATTATTTTCTGAAGAAACTCCTGTGATGATTCTTTACACAGCAGGAACAACAGGATTGTCAAAAGGAGTTATCATAACACACAAGATGCTATTCTGGAATTCTGTTAACACCGGATTAAGATTAGACTTAACTTCAAAAGATCATACTCAAAGCTTCGCTCCGTTTTTTCATACCGGTGGCTGGAATGTATTATTCACACCATTTCTTCATCACGGGGCTTCGCACACACTGCTTACTCATTTCGATGCTGATTTAATTTTGCAACTGATGGAAAAGGAAAAAGCAACAATATTGTTTGGTGTTCCAACAATGCTTCAGATGATGGCCGATTCACCTCTATTTAATAAAGTTGATTTAACTTCAGTAAGATATGCAATTGTTGGTGGCGCTCCTATGCCGATTCCGCTTATTAACATCTGGCATCAGAAAGGAATTTTTATCAGACAAGGTTACGGATTAACAGAAGTAGGACCAAATTGTTTTTCGCTTCATCAGGATGATGCAATAAGAAAGAAAGGTTCAATTGGCTTTCCGAATTTTTATATAGATGCAAAAATTATGAAAGACGATAATACAGAATGTGTACCAGATGAAGTCGGAGAGCTATGGCTTCGCTCCCCTGTTGTAACTCCCGGTTATTGGAGAAAACAAAAAGAAACTGCGGAAGCAATTACAGATGGTTGGTTTCATACAGGCGATCTTGTTAAGAAAGATAACGAAGGATATTTCTATGTGGTTGACAGAAAAAAGAATATGTACATCAGTGGTGGTGAAAATGTTTATCCCGCAGAGATAGAATCATTTCTTTATACAAACAACGCAATTAAAGAAGTAGCAGTTATTGGTGTGCCTGATGAAAAATGGGGTGAAGTTGGGAAAGCTTATGTGGTGTTAAAAGAAAATTCATCATTAACTGCTGAAGATTTTATCAAATACTGTCTCGGAAATCTTGCTAAGTATAAAATTCCAAAATATGTGGAATTTTTAAAAGAGTTACCGAAGAATGATGCCGGTAAAATAGATAAAAAGAAATTGCTCGAATTACACTTGAATTCAATTAACAAATCTAATAACTAA
- a CDS encoding sodium/pantothenate symporter, with translation MDIASKELVTAGWILVLVYSAVILFFVLRGARKTKDINDYALGNLLFSPVAVGLSLAASMTSAATFIINPGFIAYYGLSASLSYGIFLPVAAIASLIILTKRFRKHGTSVKALTMAQWMGTRYQSKAYSLFFAFLSLLLITFIVLICVGLTKVLSKTLNVDEFIILTGIVVFIFGYMMFGGANSMVYTNTVQAIIMLVVAFILLGSGYEHFSNGINNFLNKLASIDPKLVQTTNDSSFLFRDYFEIIIAQMVVGVAIVCQPHIITKSLLLKNDSDVNKYLITASIVQMIFFLVVFTGLYARIEFPELMINGTQLKLDGVIPAYVVRKFPVFVGLIVVMGLISAGISTLEGLIQSISTTITTDIIKPLFGEYLSTDENKSKSSLILINKIVIAVIGLVSIYLSYNQLVNPKLSVGIFAQNGVYAYFSAAFVPILFGMFFKNVSKLSVISASIVAVIVHFSFFYGHIKVPFSIATGENPGVAAAMAILSSVFIGAMIHLIQRRKSNV, from the coding sequence ATGGATATTGCATCAAAAGAATTAGTAACAGCCGGATGGATTTTAGTCCTAGTATATAGTGCTGTTATTTTGTTTTTTGTGTTGCGTGGAGCAAGAAAAACAAAAGATATAAATGATTACGCTCTGGGAAATCTCCTATTCTCCCCAGTCGCCGTCGGATTATCACTTGCAGCTTCCATGACAAGTGCCGCAACATTTATCATTAATCCCGGATTCATTGCTTATTACGGTTTAAGTGCATCCCTTTCTTATGGAATTTTTTTGCCCGTTGCTGCTATTGCTTCACTAATTATCCTCACAAAAAGATTTCGTAAACATGGAACGAGTGTTAAAGCACTGACTATGGCTCAGTGGATGGGAACAAGATATCAAAGTAAAGCATATTCATTATTCTTTGCATTTCTGTCTTTACTACTTATTACATTCATTGTTCTGATTTGTGTTGGATTAACTAAAGTACTTTCCAAAACTCTTAATGTTGATGAGTTTATAATTCTGACAGGTATTGTAGTATTCATTTTTGGTTATATGATGTTTGGTGGTGCAAACTCAATGGTTTATACAAACACTGTTCAGGCAATAATAATGCTTGTTGTTGCGTTTATTCTTTTAGGTTCCGGATATGAACATTTCAGTAATGGAATAAATAATTTCCTGAATAAACTCGCTTCAATTGATCCTAAACTTGTTCAGACTACCAATGATTCCAGTTTTCTTTTCAGAGATTATTTTGAAATAATTATTGCTCAGATGGTTGTTGGAGTTGCAATAGTTTGTCAACCTCATATAATCACAAAATCTCTTTTACTTAAAAATGATTCTGATGTGAACAAATATCTCATCACAGCTTCAATTGTCCAGATGATTTTCTTTTTGGTAGTTTTCACTGGGCTATATGCACGAATTGAATTCCCGGAGTTGATGATAAACGGAACACAACTCAAACTTGATGGTGTTATTCCTGCTTATGTTGTAAGAAAGTTTCCTGTATTTGTTGGTTTGATTGTAGTAATGGGTTTAATCTCAGCAGGCATTTCAACACTTGAAGGATTAATTCAATCAATTTCCACAACCATTACTACAGATATTATTAAACCTTTGTTCGGGGAATATCTATCAACCGATGAGAACAAAAGTAAATCTTCACTTATACTAATTAATAAAATTGTCATTGCAGTTATTGGATTAGTTTCAATTTATCTCTCTTACAATCAGCTTGTAAATCCAAAACTGAGTGTCGGTATATTTGCCCAAAATGGTGTTTATGCTTACTTCTCTGCAGCATTTGTTCCCATTTTATTCGGAATGTTTTTCAAAAATGTTTCAAAACTTTCAGTTATCTCTGCATCAATTGTTGCAGTCATTGTTCATTTTAGTTTTTTCTATGGACATATAAAAGTTCCTTTCAGTATCGCAACAGGTGAAAATCCCGGAGTAGCTGCTGCAATGGCAATTTTGTCATCGGTGTTTATTGGTGCTATGATTCATTTAATACAAAGGAGAAAATCCAATGTATAA
- a CDS encoding 3-oxoacyl-ACP synthase III family protein translates to MIRNAQIVASGMYVPERVLPNSYFNELLGEDVDTWLRENLTIRERRWCNESQSTADLCVEAARKILDDAKVKPEEVDLLIIATDTPEYISPSTASVVQHRIGAVNAGTFDINTACAGFVTALDVGSKFIIADKRYQNVLIIGAYAMSKYLNLQDKKTVTLFADGAAGVLLQPTEQTQKGFLTSKLFTEGQYCDWMGIYAGGTHLPVTHEVIDRKDHLLKFVKKFPKEINPNTWTRMIKEACEELKIQPNDINHYFFTQININSIWETLDNLGVARQKGYAIMDRYGYTGSACIPMTFDEIRKKGSMKENDLCLFIGSGGGLAFALTIFRM, encoded by the coding sequence ATGATAAGAAATGCTCAAATAGTTGCTTCGGGAATGTATGTTCCGGAAAGAGTTTTACCTAACTCATATTTCAATGAGCTGCTTGGAGAGGATGTTGATACCTGGCTTAGAGAAAATCTTACAATCAGAGAACGAAGATGGTGTAATGAAAGTCAATCAACAGCAGATCTCTGTGTTGAAGCAGCCAGAAAAATTCTTGATGATGCAAAAGTTAAACCTGAAGAAGTTGACTTACTGATTATTGCAACTGATACTCCGGAATATATTTCACCATCTACAGCTTCTGTTGTTCAGCATAGAATCGGTGCAGTGAATGCAGGAACTTTTGATATCAATACTGCTTGTGCTGGTTTTGTTACTGCTTTGGATGTCGGTTCAAAATTTATCATTGCAGACAAAAGATATCAGAATGTTCTTATTATTGGTGCTTATGCAATGAGTAAATATCTGAATCTACAGGATAAGAAAACTGTAACTCTTTTTGCTGATGGAGCTGCTGGTGTTCTGCTTCAACCAACTGAACAAACGCAAAAGGGTTTTTTAACGAGTAAACTTTTTACAGAGGGTCAGTATTGTGATTGGATGGGTATTTATGCCGGCGGAACTCATTTGCCTGTCACTCACGAAGTAATTGACAGAAAAGACCACTTGCTGAAGTTTGTTAAAAAATTTCCCAAAGAAATTAATCCAAATACCTGGACAAGGATGATTAAAGAAGCGTGTGAAGAGCTAAAAATTCAACCAAATGATATTAACCATTATTTCTTTACACAAATTAATATCAATTCAATTTGGGAAACGCTTGATAATCTAGGGGTAGCAAGACAAAAAGGGTATGCAATAATGGATCGGTATGGTTACACAGGTTCTGCCTGCATTCCGATGACTTTTGATGAAATAAGAAAAAAAGGGTCGATGAAAGAAAATGATTTGTGTTTGTTCATTGGTTCCGGTGGTGGTTTAGCTTTTGCTTTAACAATATTCAGGATGTAA
- the fabG gene encoding 3-oxoacyl-ACP reductase FabG, translated as MKRLENKIAIITGGAQGIGKAAVKRFAEEGAVVIIWDVNEEKTSATINEFKNISSRIEFQKVDVTKLESVSEAAKKIIDKYNKIDILINNAGITRDTSFLKMTSEQWQQVIDVNLTGVFNCTKAVAPFMVEKLYGKIVNTSSVVGLYGNFGQTNYVATKSGIIGMTKVWARELGRKGINVNAVAPGFIATEMVSTVPEKVLDMLKERTPLGKLGEPEDIANAYLFLSSDEAKFINGAVLSVDGGLVL; from the coding sequence ATGAAAAGATTGGAAAACAAAATCGCAATAATAACCGGCGGAGCTCAGGGAATCGGGAAAGCCGCAGTAAAACGATTTGCAGAAGAAGGAGCAGTTGTAATTATCTGGGATGTTAATGAAGAAAAAACATCTGCAACAATAAATGAGTTTAAAAATATCAGTAGCAGAATTGAATTTCAGAAAGTTGATGTTACTAAACTTGAGTCAGTTTCAGAAGCAGCAAAAAAGATTATCGATAAATACAATAAAATTGACATCCTAATTAACAATGCAGGAATTACACGCGATACTTCTTTTCTAAAAATGACTTCAGAGCAGTGGCAACAAGTTATTGATGTAAATCTAACAGGTGTTTTTAACTGCACTAAAGCTGTTGCTCCATTTATGGTCGAAAAACTATACGGAAAGATTGTAAACACTTCATCGGTTGTCGGACTTTATGGAAACTTTGGTCAGACTAATTATGTCGCAACCAAATCAGGTATAATTGGTATGACTAAAGTTTGGGCAAGAGAGCTTGGCAGAAAAGGAATTAATGTTAATGCAGTAGCTCCCGGATTTATTGCAACAGAAATGGTTTCAACTGTTCCTGAAAAGGTTCTTGATATGCTAAAAGAAAGAACGCCTCTCGGAAAATTGGGTGAGCCCGAAGACATAGCTAATGCTTATCTTTTCTTATCAAGCGATGAAGCAAAGTTTATTAACGGTGCAGTGTTGAGTGTTGACGGTGGATTGGTTCTATGA
- a CDS encoding GbsR/MarR family transcriptional regulator, which yields MSTEEKIKKELIQRFGDAYKAFGLNKLMGHIIALLLFSPEPLSLDDITKQLGRSKGPISQIVRRLRDKRLIRKAWMPENNRKDYYEIEPEVFEHAFRNNLELIKNNKRIATQLKEKIKSANKASLATINTRMKEMELFYSLMEEHYNAFLNEWSKERAKLYK from the coding sequence ATGTCCACCGAGGAAAAAATTAAAAAAGAGCTTATACAAAGATTCGGTGATGCTTACAAAGCTTTCGGTTTAAATAAACTGATGGGACATATAATAGCTCTTCTCCTCTTCTCACCTGAACCATTATCCCTCGATGATATAACTAAACAACTTGGCAGAAGCAAAGGACCAATCAGTCAAATCGTTAGAAGACTTCGTGACAAAAGACTAATCCGAAAAGCATGGATGCCGGAAAATAATCGTAAAGATTACTACGAAATTGAACCGGAAGTTTTTGAACATGCTTTCCGTAATAATCTTGAACTTATAAAAAATAACAAAAGGATTGCTACTCAACTTAAAGAAAAAATTAAATCAGCTAACAAAGCATCACTTGCAACAATAAATACAAGAATGAAAGAGATGGAATTATTTTATTCATTGATGGAAGAGCATTATAATGCCTTCCTGAATGAATGGTCAAAAGAAAGAGCAAAACTTTACAAGTAA
- a CDS encoding LytR/AlgR family response regulator transcription factor, with amino-acid sequence MQNKIKVIIIDDEALARQITKNYLSKRNDIEIIAECSNGFDAIKKINELKPDLIFLDIQMPKLTGFEMLELIENPPVIIFTTAYDHFAIKAFEVNAIDYLLKPFSEERFNSALQKAIGQLGDKFKQNSAIENIIKTADEKIEFLERVVIKDGSKITVIPVEEIKWIEAQDDYVLINNDKGRFLKQKTMKYFETHLNENQFVRVHRSYIINVDFIQHLEQTETESYRLVLKNGKEIPVSKTGLQRLKNTL; translated from the coding sequence ATGCAAAACAAAATTAAAGTTATTATTATTGATGATGAAGCACTTGCTCGTCAGATAACTAAAAACTATTTGAGTAAGCGTAATGATATTGAAATCATTGCTGAATGCTCAAACGGATTTGACGCAATTAAAAAGATTAATGAACTAAAACCGGATTTAATTTTTCTCGACATACAAATGCCAAAGTTAACCGGCTTTGAAATGCTCGAACTGATTGAGAATCCTCCGGTAATAATTTTCACAACTGCTTATGATCATTTTGCAATAAAAGCATTTGAAGTAAATGCAATTGATTACCTGCTAAAACCATTTTCAGAAGAGCGTTTTAATTCAGCACTGCAAAAAGCAATTGGTCAACTTGGTGACAAATTCAAACAAAACTCTGCAATTGAAAACATAATCAAAACTGCTGACGAAAAAATTGAATTCCTGGAAAGAGTAGTAATTAAAGATGGTTCAAAGATTACAGTAATTCCTGTTGAAGAGATTAAATGGATTGAAGCTCAGGATGATTATGTTTTAATTAATAATGACAAAGGCAGATTTCTTAAACAAAAAACTATGAAATATTTCGAGACTCATCTCAACGAAAATCAATTTGTTAGAGTTCATCGTTCATACATTATTAATGTTGATTTCATTCAACATCTTGAGCAAACAGAAACAGAATCCTACCGCTTAGTATTAAAAAACGGCAAAGAAATACCTGTCAGTAAAACAGGACTTCAGAGATTGAAGAATACTTTATAA
- a CDS encoding sensor histidine kinase encodes MFGNPILKSPKNFLLYLLFCGGLAVLYLNLIIFDSKLDSTAAFIDVLAFNLLLTGIGLNYWFAAKYLSIENTQIHKIIFSHLLGGVFVTLFWLIIGYFISFSLVNDQSSYSTFFFTTLKLRVIIGLLHYFLLTAFYYIVIYYSGFQEKLVKETELKNLVTEAELRSLKFQINPHFIFNALNSMSALTEIDPKRAKQMIIKLADFLRYTLANNDRQKNSLSEELKNIKLYLDIEKIRFEDKFEFVEEIDEACKNAEIPSMILQPLFENAIKHAVYETLDKVIIKLACKPIEGFLKISLSNNFEGESHKKGAGVGLRNIRERLALIYHQDNLLEVKKENGTFTVNIFIPIDNK; translated from the coding sequence ATGTTTGGAAATCCGATACTTAAAAGTCCAAAGAATTTTTTACTCTATCTTTTGTTTTGCGGTGGATTAGCGGTCTTATATTTAAACCTTATAATATTCGACAGCAAACTCGATTCAACAGCTGCATTTATTGATGTTTTAGCTTTTAATTTACTTCTGACAGGTATCGGACTCAATTATTGGTTTGCAGCAAAGTATCTTTCAATTGAAAACACTCAAATTCATAAAATTATTTTCAGCCATTTACTTGGCGGAGTGTTTGTAACCCTATTCTGGCTTATAATCGGATATTTTATTTCTTTTAGTTTGGTTAATGATCAGTCGTCTTATTCAACTTTCTTTTTCACTACATTAAAGTTGAGAGTTATAATCGGATTACTTCATTATTTCCTGTTAACTGCTTTCTATTACATAGTAATTTATTATTCAGGTTTTCAGGAAAAGCTTGTAAAAGAAACAGAGTTAAAAAATTTAGTCACCGAAGCCGAATTACGATCGCTTAAATTCCAGATAAATCCACATTTCATCTTCAATGCATTAAACTCAATGAGTGCTCTTACAGAAATTGATCCGAAAAGAGCAAAGCAGATGATTATTAAGTTAGCCGATTTTCTGAGATATACTTTAGCAAATAACGACAGGCAGAAAAATTCTTTATCGGAAGAACTTAAGAACATTAAACTTTATCTCGATATCGAAAAAATCAGGTTTGAAGATAAGTTCGAGTTTGTGGAAGAAATTGATGAAGCTTGCAAGAATGCTGAAATTCCTTCGATGATACTTCAACCATTATTTGAAAATGCAATAAAGCATGCTGTGTATGAAACACTCGACAAGGTAATAATAAAATTAGCTTGCAAACCGATTGAAGGATTTCTTAAGATAAGTTTATCAAATAACTTCGAAGGAGAATCACATAAAAAAGGCGCAGGCGTTGGATTAAGAAATATTCGTGAACGGTTAGCATTGATTTATCATCAGGATAATCTTCTTGAAGTTAAAAAAGAAAACGGTACATTTACTGTAAATATTTTTATTCCTATTGATAATAAATAA
- a CDS encoding LiaF transmembrane domain-containing protein: MEDINNKTDRRMWLGGAFIVLGFLFFLNSLDILDFSISRIIFSWPFFFLIIGVFITLNTNKKLLGGILSGLGAIFLIPKIFPSVDYNGTIVLAIIFIALGLYIILNRREKEKIAFDQERKDYIDDVAIFGGGNKVITSDNFKGGNITAVFGGSEINLKGCKLAEGTNVIDVLCVFGGTTLIVPQDWNIVLNITPIFGGFSNKLIKDPNAVADQDKTLIIKGLVVFGGGEIKSYL; this comes from the coding sequence ATGGAAGATATCAATAATAAAACTGACAGAAGAATGTGGCTCGGTGGGGCATTCATTGTTCTAGGATTTCTGTTTTTCCTGAACTCACTTGACATTCTTGATTTCAGCATTTCAAGAATAATTTTTTCCTGGCCTTTCTTCTTTTTGATTATTGGTGTTTTCATAACACTCAATACCAATAAAAAACTTCTTGGAGGAATTTTATCCGGACTTGGTGCAATCTTTTTAATTCCAAAAATTTTTCCAAGCGTTGATTATAACGGAACTATTGTACTTGCAATTATATTTATTGCGCTTGGATTATATATCATTCTTAATCGACGGGAAAAAGAAAAAATTGCTTTTGATCAGGAACGAAAGGATTACATTGATGATGTTGCAATCTTTGGCGGCGGGAATAAAGTAATTACTTCCGACAACTTTAAAGGTGGGAATATTACTGCTGTGTTTGGTGGTTCTGAGATAAACCTTAAAGGATGCAAACTTGCCGAAGGAACAAATGTGATTGATGTTCTTTGTGTTTTTGGCGGAACAACTTTAATTGTACCGCAGGATTGGAATATCGTTTTGAATATAACTCCAATCTTTGGTGGATTCTCAAACAAATTAATTAAAGACCCAAATGCTGTTGCTGATCAGGATAAAACATTGATTATTAAAGGTCTGGTTGTATTTGGTGGTGGCGAAATAAAATCATATTTGTAA
- a CDS encoding S8 family serine peptidase, producing MKTNKTMIKILIMILISLNSYVFAQIQQDVIKEKIKQQVLSKTDTIVLKNIGIEFQRQYNANKYEAIEYFKQKGYLIKGPGIELQGFSNGRPIYYITYNRIAAQTVRTDAVWSSFNLDGSGIEIGLWDEGAVYEYHDSFREGIYGPRHVFFIDSTGSEVSEHSTHVAGTIVADNDNYNSKGMADKSVLYSRDWNAGFVEMTNAAAGLDPNFTTPLLLSNHSYGQNPGWVWGDLRNSGTNAWYWMAEDYQNEDPNFGNYHDSLTFNIDLIAFNAPYYTIVWAAGNDRGQGPEPFTSHWVWDGEKWVSSTSYHPKDGGDDGFDCIPPEGVAKNIITVGAVDDIPYGYTSPSDVKQINTNFSVWGPTKDGRIKPDIVANGDALYSTLPNNLYGNTIKGLTASGTSMAAPNVTGSLALLLQHYKNTHNNTVPLSSTLKAIVIHTADEAGENPGPDYKYGWGLLNTYKAAQLISQDQNNSNAIQEILLSNGQTYTLNDLYNDGTQPIKITLAWNDIPPSNSQTGPILVRDLDVRLYKNGITYYPWVLNPGNPGSAATTGDNTKDNVEQILFQSPGVGLYSVVVSHKGTLSSSQMFSLIVTGFTSPFVTFNLKQIGNDNQTFGQAAYWDNLSWNYVQPEQPVTLSIAQHHFLSTQDFRPNTYEKFNHWEDNLATTSDWYRNWDTIGLRASINLVAARFIPKYSNVIIKNSLEGTVSTGDSLNFSDPWLTDINEQPYGLRNQGLSAPFKQRPSPFYPDYTTSYYGDVYKGVFLNQSGPGYNWQPPYYSVKADAMQDIQLQQTGRTHRFYFQGWNASPQGSAEFQYPDSLKTPLVFKQEGATVQANLKGTQLSNNSNAYSKGSQRKFV from the coding sequence ATGAAAACAAATAAAACCATGATAAAAATACTTATAATGATTCTTATTTCATTGAATTCATATGTTTTTGCACAAATTCAACAGGATGTAATTAAGGAAAAAATAAAACAGCAAGTACTCAGTAAAACTGATACGATTGTACTTAAAAACATTGGTATTGAATTTCAAAGACAATATAATGCAAACAAATATGAAGCAATTGAATATTTTAAACAGAAGGGTTACTTAATAAAAGGACCAGGAATTGAACTGCAGGGATTCTCAAATGGACGACCAATTTACTATATAACTTATAACAGAATAGCTGCTCAGACAGTAAGAACTGATGCTGTGTGGAGCAGTTTTAATCTTGATGGTTCAGGTATAGAGATTGGTCTATGGGATGAAGGTGCGGTTTATGAATACCATGATTCATTTAGGGAAGGAATTTATGGACCAAGACATGTGTTTTTTATAGATTCAACAGGTTCTGAAGTAAGCGAACATTCAACGCATGTAGCCGGAACTATAGTCGCTGATAATGATAATTATAACTCAAAAGGTATGGCAGATAAATCAGTTTTATACTCCCGCGACTGGAATGCAGGTTTTGTAGAAATGACAAATGCTGCTGCGGGACTTGACCCAAACTTTACAACTCCTTTACTACTATCAAATCATTCTTATGGGCAAAATCCGGGTTGGGTCTGGGGTGATCTGCGCAATAGCGGAACCAATGCCTGGTACTGGATGGCAGAAGATTACCAAAATGAAGACCCGAATTTTGGTAACTATCATGATTCATTAACTTTCAACATAGATTTAATTGCCTTTAATGCTCCGTATTATACAATTGTTTGGGCAGCAGGAAACGACAGGGGACAAGGCCCCGAACCATTTACATCGCATTGGGTATGGGATGGAGAAAAGTGGGTTTCCAGCACTAGCTATCATCCGAAAGATGGTGGTGATGATGGATTTGATTGCATACCTCCGGAGGGAGTAGCAAAAAATATTATTACTGTAGGTGCTGTAGATGATATCCCATATGGTTATACAAGTCCTTCCGATGTTAAACAAATAAATACAAATTTCAGCGTTTGGGGTCCAACAAAAGATGGTAGAATTAAACCTGATATAGTAGCAAATGGCGATGCTTTGTATTCAACACTACCAAATAATTTATATGGTAATACAATTAAGGGCTTAACAGCCAGCGGTACCTCTATGGCTGCACCGAATGTTACAGGTTCGTTAGCTTTACTTTTACAACATTATAAAAACACACACAATAATACTGTCCCACTTTCATCAACATTAAAGGCAATTGTAATTCATACAGCTGACGAAGCTGGCGAAAATCCCGGTCCTGATTATAAATATGGATGGGGTTTGCTTAATACATATAAAGCAGCTCAACTCATATCGCAGGATCAAAACAATTCTAATGCAATACAAGAGATACTACTTTCTAATGGTCAAACTTATACTTTAAATGATCTATATAACGATGGTACTCAACCAATAAAAATAACCTTAGCCTGGAATGATATTCCGCCTTCTAATTCTCAAACAGGTCCGATTTTAGTCCGGGATCTTGATGTAAGGTTATATAAAAATGGGATAACATATTATCCTTGGGTACTAAATCCGGGAAACCCCGGTTCTGCTGCCACAACTGGCGATAATACTAAAGATAATGTTGAACAGATATTATTTCAGTCACCAGGCGTGGGTTTATATTCAGTTGTTGTTTCACATAAAGGAACACTTAGTTCAAGTCAGATGTTTTCATTAATTGTGACAGGATTTACTTCTCCTTTTGTTACCTTTAATCTAAAGCAAATCGGGAATGATAATCAAACATTCGGTCAGGCAGCATACTGGGATAATTTAAGCTGGAATTATGTACAACCTGAACAACCCGTAACACTTTCAATTGCTCAACATCATTTTTTATCAACACAAGATTTCAGACCAAATACTTATGAAAAGTTCAATCATTGGGAAGATAACCTTGCAACAACATCGGACTGGTATCGGAACTGGGATACTATTGGGCTCAGAGCCAGCATTAATTTGGTTGCTGCACGGTTTATTCCAAAATATTCAAACGTCATAATAAAAAATAGTTTGGAGGGAACAGTATCAACCGGCGACAGCTTAAATTTCTCCGACCCTTGGTTGACTGATATTAATGAACAACCATATGGATTAAGGAACCAAGGCCTTTCGGCACCATTCAAACAAAGACCATCGCCATTTTATCCCGATTACACAACAAGCTACTACGGTGATGTTTACAAAGGCGTCTTCTTAAATCAAAGTGGTCCTGGATATAACTGGCAACCACCCTACTACTCCGTAAAAGCAGATGCTATGCAGGATATACAACTACAGCAAACCGGCAGAACACACAGGTTTTATTTTCAGGGCTGGAATGCAAGTCCGCAGGGCAGTGCGGAGTTTCAATATCCTGATTCACTTAAAACACCACTTGTCTTTAAGCAAGAAGGCGCAACAGTTCAGGCAAATCTTAAAGGCACGCAGTTAAGCAATAACAGCAATGCATACTCAAAAGGCAGCCAGAGGAAGTTTGTCTAA